One Brachionichthys hirsutus isolate HB-005 unplaced genomic scaffold, CSIRO-AGI_Bhir_v1 contig_647, whole genome shotgun sequence genomic region harbors:
- the LOC137914010 gene encoding GPI ethanolamine phosphate transferase 3-like — protein MKGLRLLSLLLWLCSVYYVGIYLFVGGFLLVRLEVNRTSTCGDVLQPADELRDFCHARPRFRRAVLLIVDALRIDFTRFDPNNVAPLPFENKLPVLEEMVTFRPSHCRLYPFRADPPTTTMQRIKGFTTGSLPTFVDVGNNFASSAILEDNLIHQFGNAGKRVVFMGDDTWESLFPKRFHRSLPFPSFNVKDLHTVDNGILQHLYTTMVGGDWDVVVAHFLGVDHCGHRFGSDHPAMADKLTQMDGVIRSVIDRVENDTLLVVMGDHGMTDSGDHGGESQKETDAALFLYSPSSLFPPSSQSEPTVVPQTDLVPTLALLLGVPIPYSNLGQVLLPVFPSLGHTDGVGGRLSQLEALWINAKQVNRFLETYSGIAKDIPPESLSHLKDEFSRLSSEYLTAVGGTRTPSPQLAASLQAYLASVRDTCRATWAKFNPLKMAAGLVILAFACLMCFTLSELSHLLIRENVSVLKALLSAALMAGALVAAGQRLTLGYVEVAWCLAAAALSSELIFLWRTLQAGAITAAKNGCKTFKSASWLTPGCLLAPQLLVALLRCASLLSDSYVIAEGRAVTFLVLSLAIYIPIRLNWDGLLSPPSPDPLKAAGLLPSAASPPLVLRKESSTLLTCVGLLVGSLYLSLSFHGCREEQGSCQPSPFLTPLSRLQDNQLKNLHYVLSVSSLGVWTYLLRCCLRHYGNLNSSGGTAFTARWILPMLAVCLGLYWAVSATSEDSFRNLSELISLAQLVLPRSAFFLLGLGLLLIWIDPLTVFVKTRAAATARGASLPRPRYRASTGISPQAELHHLIPQIYQRMRRSLEDGELSEANEVGSRPAVEAYGLGTVYSAPLLLLCGLLGIGLLLLHPEGMALSFLLMLLQMGALLHIHASSTTLCSLHGTQSGGFNVPWIPVVLWSLAATQFFHATGHLPTFPSIQWNAAFVGFPHGHTSNILPASLVTLNTFASHILFAVGCPLLLFWPLVCEARGSRGRVCGEEGEDAVMEMKLRENPQQFSAALLQLSTRYLFILGAQVFASVCAAAILRRHLMVWKVFAPKLMFEASGFLVSSFSLLIGVTLVLRVDGAVGRWFKRLVPDASR, from the exons ATGAAGGGGCTACGCTTgctgtccctcctcctctggctgtGTTCGGTGTACTATGTAGGCATCTACTTGTTCGTGGGCGGGTTCCTGTTGGTGAGGTTGGAGGTGAACCGGACCAGCACCTGCGGAGacgtgctgcagcctgcagacgaGCTGCGGGACTTCTGCCACGCACGGCCGCGATTCCGCAGGGCTGTTCTCCTCATCGTCGACGCTCTGAGGATCGACTTCACCCGGTTCGACCCCAACAACGTGGCGCCCCTACCCTTTGAAAACAAGCTTCCTGTGCTGGAGGAGATGGTCACATTCAGGCCCTCCCACTGCCGCCTGTACCCTTTCCGGGCTGATCCGCCTACGACCACCATGCAGAGGATTAAGGGCTTCACCACCGGCTCCTTGCCTACTTTTGTGGATGTCGGCAACAACTTCGCATCCAGTGCCATCTTGGAGGACAACCTCATCCATCAATTTGGGAATGCTG GCAAACGAGTGGTGTTCATGGGCGATGACACTTGGGAGAGTCTTTTTCCGAAAAGGTTCCATCGCTCTCTGCCCTTCCCTTCTTTCAATGTCAAGGATCTGCATACGGTCGACAACGGGATCCTCCAGCACCTCTACACAACCA TGGTGGGGGGCGACTGGGATGTTGTAGTTGCTCATTTCCTCGGCGTGGATCACTGCGGCCACAGATTTGGCTCTGACCACCCGGCCATGGCTGACAAGCTCACCCAGATGGATGGAGTCATCAG GTCGGTCATTGATCGTGTGGAGAATGACACGCTCTTGGTGGTGATGGGAGATCATGGGATGACGGACAGCGGAGATCATGGTGGAGAAAGTCAGAAGGAGACCGACGCAGCGCTCTTCCTCTACagtccttcctctcttttccccCCTTCTTCCCAG AGTGAACCGACCGTGGTACCTCAGACAGACCTGGTGCCCACcctggctctgctgctgggaGTTCCCATCCCATACAGCAATCTAGGACAGGTTCTCCTGCCTGTATTCCCCTCCCTTGGACATACAGACGGTGTAGGTGGACGTCTCAGCCAGCTGGAGGCGCTGTGGATCAATGCAAAGCAG GTCAACCGTTTCCTAGAGACGTACTCTGGCATCGCCAAAGACATCCCACCAGAGAGCCTCTCCCACCTGAAGGATGAATTCTCCCGCCTCTCCTCCGAGTACCTCACCGCTGTCGGAGGGACCCGAACGCCTTCGCCTCAGCTGGCCGCCTCCCTGCAGGCCTATCTCGCCTCCGTCAGAGACACCTGCCGAGCCACCTGGGCTAAATTCAACCCACTCAAGATGGCTGCTGGTTTAGTCATCCTTGCATTTGCCTGCCTGATGTGCTTTACGCTTTCTGAACTGTCTCATTTGCTGATCAGGGAGAACGTTTCGGTATTAAAGGCGCTGCTTAGCGCAGCCCTTATGGCGGGTGCTCTTGTGGCCGCTGGCCAGCGGCTCACGCTGGGCTACGTGGAGGTGGCGTGGTGCCTGGCGGCTGCTGCCCTGAGCTCCGAGCTTATTTTCCTCTGGAGGACTTTGCAGGCCGGAGCTATCACTGCAGCAAAAAATGGATGTAAAACCTTCAAGTCTGCGAGCTGGCTGACCCCGGGCTGCCTGCTCGCTCCCCAGCTCTTGGTGGCGCTACTCCGTTGTGCCTCCCTGCTCTCAGACAGCTATGTGATTGCAGAAGGCCGTGCCGTGACCTTTCTGGTGTTGTCTCTGGCCATCTACATTCCCATCCGTCTCAACTGGGATGGCCTGCTGTCACCCCCCAGCCCTGACCCACTGAAGGCTGCGGGGCTCCTGCCTTCTGCAGCTTCCCCCCCGTTGGTATTGAGAAAGGAAAGCAGCACCCTTCTCACCTGCGTGGGGCTGCTCGTTGGCagcctctatctctctctctcctttcatgGCTGCCGGGAAGAACAAGGCTCTTGCCAGCCGTCGCCGTTCCTCACGCCACTTTCCAGACTGCAGGACAACCAGCTGAAGAACCTCCATTATgtcctgtctgtctcctccctGGGCGTGTGGACATATCTACTGAGATGCTGCCTCCGTCACTATGGTAACCTCAACTCCTCAGGGGGGACGGCGTTTACAGCCCGATGGATCCTACCAATGCTCGCTGTTTGCCTGGGGCTCTACTGGGCCGTTAGTGCCACTTCGGAAGACAGCTTTCGGAATCTGTCTGAACTGATCAGCCTGGCCCAGCTGGTCCTCCCAAGGAGCGCCTTCTTTCTCCTGGGGCTGGGGCTGCTGCTGATCTGGATAGATCCTCTCACTGTGTTTGTGAAGACCAGGGCAGCGGCTACGGCCAGAGGTGCATCGCTGCCCCGACCCCGCTACCGAGCCAGCACGGGCATCAGTCCCCAAGCTGAGCTGCACCACCTCATCCCCCAGATTTACCAGCGCATGCGCCGTTCCCTGGAAGACGGAGAGCTGAGCGAGGCGAACGAGGTGGGCAGCAGACCCGCTGTGGAGGCTTACGGCCTCGGGACCGTCTActctgctcctttgctgctgctctgcggcCTGTTGGGGATCGGCCTGTTGCTCTTGCACCCAGAGGGCATGGCACTGTCcttcctcctgatgctgctTCAAATGGGAGCTCTGTTGCATATTCACGCCTCCTCCACGACCCTCTGTAGCCTGCATGGAACACAATCTG GTGGTTTTAATGTGCCATGGATTCCGGTAGTGCTGTGGTCTCTGGCTGCCACTCAGTTCTTCCATGCTACAGGTCACCTCCCCACCTTCCCCTCCATCCAGTGGAACGCTGCCTTTGTGGGATTCCCACATGGACACACAAGCAATATACTCCCCGCCTCACTGGTTACGCTCAACACTTTTGCCTCACACATCTTATTTGCAG TGGGTTGTCCATTGCTACTGTTCTGGCCACTGGTGTGTGAAGCGCGTGGCAGCAGGGGAAGAGTGTGCGGGGAAGAGGGAGAGGACGCTGTGATGGAGATGAAACTGAGAGAAAACCCCCAGCAGTTCAGCGCTGCTCTCCTGCAACTCTCAACACGCTACCTCTTTATCCTGGGAGCACAG GTCTTTGCTTCAGTTTGTGCAGCTGCTATCCTCAGGAGACACCTCATGGTGTGGAAAGTTTTCGCACCCAA GTTAATGTTTGAAGCATCGGGGTTCCTCGTGAGCAGCTTTTCCCTGCTGATCGGGGTCACACTGGTGCTTAGAGTAGACGGAGCCGTGGGCCGCTGGTTCAAGAGACTTGTCCCAGATGCCTCCAGGTAG
- the LOC137914009 gene encoding stomatin-like protein 2, mitochondrial, giving the protein MLRTLCRAGGALLQQTQRTGPRLWVTPAQQRWASTLPMNTVVLFVPQQEAWVVERMGRFHRILEPGLNFLIPVLDRIRYVQSLKEIVIDVPEQSAVSLDNVTLQIDGVLYLRILDPFKASYGVEDPEYAVTQLAQTTMRSELGKLTLDKVFRERESLNANIVHSINQASDEWGIRCLRYEIKDIHVPPRVKESMQMQVEAERKKRATVLESEGTRESAINIAEGRKQAQILASEGEKAEKINEAAGEAQAVLAKAEAKSKAIRLLSAALTERNGNAAASLTVAEQYVSAFSNLAKESNTILLPTNTGDMSGMVSQAMAIYGTLAKTSLKSAPEAVEENSVKLANESSATDENRPYE; this is encoded by the exons ATGCTGCGGACGCTGTGTCGCGCCGGCGGGGCTCTCCTGCAG CAAACCCAGAGGACCGGGCCGAGGTTGTGGGTTACGCCAGCCCAGCAGCGATGGGCATCCACTCTGCCCATGAACACTGTGGTCTTGTTTGTGCCCCAACAGGAAGCCTGGGTGGTTGAGAGAATGGGCCGATTCCACCGAATCTTAGAGCCG GGCTTAAACTTCCTCATACCTGTTCTCGACAGAATTCGTTATGTGCAAAGTCTCAAAGAGATTGTCATTGATGTCCCGGAGCAGTCCGCAGTGTCTCTCG ATAATGTCACGCTACAGATTGACGGAGTTCTTTATTTAAGGATCCTCGACCCCTTTAAG GCCAGTTATGGCGTTGAGGATCCGGAGTATGCTGTCACACAGTTGGCACAGACCACCATGCGCTCGGAATTGGGCAAACTCACGCTGGACAAAGTGTTCAGA GAGCGGGAGTCTCTCAACGCCAACATTGTTCACTCCATCAACCAGGCTTCTGATGAATGGGGAATCCGTTGCCTCCGCTATGAAATCAAGGATATTCATGTTCCGCCTCGTGTTAAAGAATCCATGCAGATGCAG GTGGAGGCTGAGCGCAAGAAGAGAGCCACAGTACTGGAGTCTGAGGGGACGAGGGAATCGGCCATTAACATTGCAGAGGGTCGTAAACAAGCCCAGATTCTGGCCTCGGAGGGGGAAAAAGCAGAGAAGATAAATGAAGCTGCTG GTGAGGCGCAGGCAGTTTTGGCCAAAGCAGAGGCGAAATCAAAAGCTATTCGTCTTTTGTCAGCGGCTCTGACGGAGCGG AATGGAAACGCCGCAGCCTCCTTAACGGTGGCCGAGCAGTACGTCTCTGCCTTCTCCAACCTTGCCAAAGAGTCCAACACCATTCTTCTGCCCACCAATACCGGTGACATGAGCGGAATGGTCTCTCAG GCTATGGCCATTTATGGAACGCTGGCGAAAACGAGCTTAAAGTCGGCACCAGAAGCAGTGGAGGAGAACAGCGTCAAGCTTGCAAATGAATCATCAGCGACTGATGAAAACAGACCTTATGAATAA